One window of the Synechococcus sp. CC9311 genome contains the following:
- a CDS encoding LptA/OstA family protein, with product MTAWTAKLLSIVALLVCSGSVLPVSAQTAAGEDSLITIESDTQSADNITGVVTAVGNVRIVYPSRGMVATSRQAQYFSREALLVLSGDVDVVQDDGNSIRAERVTYNLDDERALANPIPGQQVQSTLLLKQSPDSQTPLTP from the coding sequence ATGACCGCTTGGACTGCCAAACTCTTATCCATTGTTGCCTTGCTGGTTTGTTCTGGTTCTGTTCTTCCTGTGAGTGCCCAGACCGCAGCAGGTGAAGACAGCTTGATCACGATCGAATCGGATACACAAAGTGCTGACAACATCACGGGTGTCGTCACCGCCGTTGGCAATGTTCGAATCGTTTATCCCTCTCGAGGGATGGTGGCAACGTCCCGTCAAGCCCAGTACTTCAGCAGGGAAGCGCTGCTTGTATTAAGCGGAGATGTGGATGTGGTTCAGGACGATGGAAACAGTATTCGTGCTGAACGGGTTACCTACAACCTTGATGATGAACGCGCTCTGGCGAACCCCATCCCAGGTCAGCAAGTTCAGTCCACCCTGTTGTTAAAGCAGAGTCCCGATTCGCAGACTCCCTTAACGCCATGA
- a CDS encoding DUF3104 domain-containing protein, with product MSYEAKERTPFPYGQVAYSAFLGVKPGDYIIVKGENQVELKKDHSWWMGQVVSCKQEARDPSGHHVIQVVDVDDEKISWVNVDEISHVLYGLDGLSND from the coding sequence ATGAGTTATGAAGCTAAGGAGCGCACGCCATTTCCTTATGGACAGGTTGCTTATTCAGCCTTCCTTGGTGTAAAGCCAGGTGATTACATCATTGTTAAAGGCGAAAATCAAGTTGAACTGAAAAAGGATCACAGCTGGTGGATGGGACAGGTTGTGTCCTGCAAACAAGAAGCCAGAGATCCCAGTGGTCATCATGTGATTCAAGTTGTTGATGTTGATGATGAAAAGATCAGTTGGGTCAACGTAGATGAAATTTCACATGTACTCTATGGACTCGATGGATTGTCAAATGATTGA
- the dnaK gene encoding molecular chaperone DnaK yields MTKVIGIDLGTTNSCASVMEGGTPTVIANAEGFRTTPSVVAYTKSKEQLVGQIAKRQAVMNPENTFGSVKRFIGRRSDEVATETKDVPYTVETVGTKVKIKSAWMEKSFSPEEISASVLRKLADDASKYLGQAVTQAVVTVPAYFNDSQRQATKDAGKIAGLEVLRIINEPTAAALAYGFDKKDAEKILVFDLGGGTFDVSILEVGDGVFEVISTCGDAHLGGDNFDKVLVDHMADTFQKAEGIDLRKDAQALQRLTEAAEKAKIELSSSTQSEVNLPFITATADGPKHLTMTVTRGKFEELSSNLIDRCKKPIQQAMQDANLSKSDLNEVVMVGGSSRIPAVLELVKVATGQDPNQTVNPDEVVAIGAAVQGGVLSGEVKDILLLDVTPLSLGVETMGSVVNVMVPRNTTIPTNKTEIYSTAMDGQTTVEIHIIQGERQMVSDNKSLGTFRLDGIPAAPRGVPQVEVAFDIDANGILSVTAKDKGSGKEQSITITGASTLSESEVNRMVKDAEANAESDQQKREAIDTKNQAESVIYQAEKQLLELENKVTPESRTKVELVLSELKETLQTDNTQHIQDRIEGVKTALMEMGATLHSQQDGAPQASEENNESDDVIDAEFVESPK; encoded by the coding sequence ATGACAAAAGTAATTGGCATTGACTTGGGCACGACTAACAGTTGTGCATCTGTGATGGAAGGTGGAACCCCCACCGTGATCGCCAATGCAGAAGGATTTAGAACAACACCCTCTGTGGTGGCCTACACCAAGAGCAAAGAGCAATTAGTCGGCCAAATCGCTAAACGTCAAGCGGTGATGAATCCAGAGAATACCTTTGGATCAGTTAAACGCTTTATTGGAAGGCGATCGGATGAAGTAGCGACGGAAACCAAAGATGTTCCCTACACCGTGGAAACGGTTGGAACAAAGGTCAAGATCAAATCAGCATGGATGGAGAAGTCATTTTCACCTGAGGAGATCAGCGCCAGTGTGCTTAGAAAACTCGCTGATGACGCTTCGAAGTATCTAGGTCAAGCCGTGACTCAAGCGGTAGTCACTGTTCCCGCTTACTTCAATGACTCCCAGCGTCAGGCCACAAAAGATGCTGGAAAAATCGCTGGTTTAGAGGTTCTAAGAATCATCAACGAACCCACTGCTGCAGCTCTTGCCTACGGGTTTGACAAAAAAGATGCAGAGAAAATCCTGGTCTTTGACCTCGGGGGTGGAACTTTTGATGTCTCCATCCTGGAAGTAGGAGATGGTGTCTTCGAAGTGATCAGCACCTGTGGAGACGCACACCTTGGAGGAGATAACTTCGACAAAGTGCTTGTGGATCACATGGCTGACACCTTCCAGAAAGCGGAGGGTATAGATCTCAGGAAAGATGCACAAGCCCTACAACGCCTCACCGAGGCAGCTGAAAAAGCAAAGATCGAACTCTCTTCTTCCACACAGAGCGAAGTCAATCTGCCTTTCATAACAGCAACAGCGGATGGGCCAAAGCATCTAACGATGACAGTGACACGAGGGAAATTTGAGGAGTTGTCTTCAAACCTGATTGACCGATGTAAGAAACCAATTCAACAGGCGATGCAAGACGCCAATCTCTCCAAGAGTGACCTGAACGAAGTAGTCATGGTTGGTGGTAGTTCACGGATTCCTGCAGTCCTAGAACTCGTCAAAGTTGCTACAGGCCAAGATCCAAATCAGACCGTAAATCCTGATGAGGTGGTTGCCATTGGTGCTGCTGTTCAGGGAGGTGTGCTCTCAGGCGAGGTGAAAGACATTCTTTTACTGGATGTCACACCTCTCTCATTGGGTGTGGAAACAATGGGTAGCGTGGTGAATGTAATGGTTCCTCGAAACACAACCATTCCTACGAACAAAACTGAGATTTATTCCACAGCAATGGATGGTCAAACAACAGTAGAAATACACATTATCCAAGGTGAGCGCCAGATGGTATCTGACAACAAGAGCCTTGGAACCTTCCGTTTAGATGGGATCCCTGCTGCCCCACGTGGTGTCCCTCAAGTAGAAGTAGCCTTTGACATTGATGCGAATGGCATCCTGAGTGTCACAGCTAAGGACAAAGGATCAGGCAAGGAACAATCAATCACAATCACTGGTGCCTCAACGCTTAGTGAAAGCGAGGTAAATCGAATGGTGAAGGACGCAGAAGCGAACGCTGAATCAGATCAGCAAAAGCGGGAAGCGATCGACACCAAAAACCAAGCGGAATCAGTGATTTATCAAGCTGAGAAGCAATTACTGGAATTAGAAAACAAGGTCACCCCTGAGTCCAGGACCAAAGTGGAGTTAGTTCTTTCTGAACTCAAAGAAACGCTTCAAACAGACAACACACAACACATCCAAGACCGTATTGAAGGAGTGAAAACTGCATTGATGGAAATGGGTGCCACTCTGCACTCTCAACAAGACGGAGCCCCTCAAGCTTCAGAAGAAAACAATGAGAGCGATGATGTGATCGATGCTGAATTTGTCGAATCACCCAAGTAA
- the ccsB gene encoding c-type cytochrome biogenesis protein CcsB, which translates to MELAGMDPVLGLGLFAFALLLLALPLAFWKVSSEKTSGLVTLLIATANLALTAQLVLRWWQSGHFPISNLYESLCFLAWACTLTQLLVERSWPTPIVAAAATPMGLGCIAFASFALPDQLQEASPLVPALRSSWLVMHVSVIMVSYAALLVGSLLSVAVLVTDRGHALELRSSSIGSGGYRRAALATPLGNVGDSEVQLSSVKFTRNELLDSLSYRTITVGFLLLTVGIISGAVWANEAWGSYWSWDPKETWALICWLVYAAYLHTRLSRGWQGRRPALVASAGLVVIGVCYIGVNLLGIGLHSYGWFFG; encoded by the coding sequence ATGGAGTTGGCAGGGATGGATCCGGTTCTTGGGCTCGGATTGTTTGCTTTTGCTCTTTTGCTGTTGGCCTTGCCGCTTGCCTTCTGGAAAGTGAGCTCAGAAAAGACGTCTGGCCTTGTGACGCTGTTGATTGCAACTGCAAACCTCGCCTTGACGGCTCAACTCGTTCTCCGTTGGTGGCAGTCGGGTCATTTCCCGATCAGCAACCTCTACGAATCGCTCTGCTTCCTGGCTTGGGCCTGCACCCTCACCCAACTTTTAGTTGAGAGATCCTGGCCAACACCAATTGTTGCGGCTGCTGCCACTCCGATGGGCCTGGGATGCATTGCTTTCGCAAGCTTTGCTCTTCCTGACCAGCTGCAAGAGGCTTCTCCACTTGTTCCCGCGTTGCGCTCCAGTTGGCTCGTGATGCATGTGAGCGTGATCATGGTGAGTTATGCCGCCCTTTTGGTTGGATCTCTGTTGTCAGTGGCTGTCTTGGTCACTGATCGTGGTCATGCCTTGGAACTGCGCAGCAGCTCGATTGGCAGTGGAGGGTATCGACGTGCAGCGCTTGCGACTCCACTCGGCAATGTGGGTGACTCTGAGGTTCAGTTGTCTTCCGTAAAGTTCACTCGGAATGAGCTGTTAGACAGCCTTAGCTATCGCACTATTACGGTTGGTTTTTTATTGCTCACAGTTGGAATTATTAGTGGTGCCGTGTGGGCTAATGAGGCCTGGGGTAGTTACTGGAGCTGGGATCCTAAAGAAACTTGGGCACTGATTTGCTGGTTGGTGTATGCAGCTTATTTGCATACGCGGTTGAGTAGAGGATGGCAGGGGCGTCGTCCTGCACTAGTCGCTAGCGCGGGATTGGTTGTGATTGGTGTTTGTTATATCGGGGTGAATCTTCTTGGTATTGGTCTCCATAGTTATGGCTGGTTCTTTGGATAA
- a CDS encoding LptF/LptG family permease — MNNDLWIAAQRQLRRLVHRIPLIDRWLLGELIGPLLFALTAFTVVSLSVGVMFDLVRKIVESNLPWTIAVQVLLLKLPSFLVISFPMATLMASLLAYSRLSANSELTALRSVGVTASRMIAPAIALALLMTSLSFLFNDVIVPRTNRSAEFTLQRALGKAIAAEKGDDIVYSRFGRVAEPDGKSSKGLTQLFYAREFEDGTMIGVTVLDLSRFGFTQMLVADKAKWNQSQAKWEFNDGQILTLTPSGSTTSADFDRYLYPLSPAPLRIAKLPKDANNMTVSEAIEAEQLLSDAGDRKEARRLRVRIQEKFTVPMACLVFGLIGSSLGAKPNSRTSRSQGFGISVVLIFVYYVLSFSFSSLGVKGTLAPFLAAWGPVLISLAGGGVLLRQASR, encoded by the coding sequence TTGAACAATGATCTTTGGATTGCAGCTCAACGTCAGCTCCGCAGGCTTGTTCATCGAATTCCCCTAATTGATCGTTGGCTCCTTGGTGAATTGATCGGGCCCTTGTTGTTTGCTCTTACAGCTTTCACGGTGGTGTCCCTCTCCGTAGGGGTGATGTTTGACCTGGTTCGCAAGATTGTTGAATCGAACCTTCCTTGGACGATCGCTGTTCAAGTGCTGTTGCTGAAGTTGCCAAGCTTTTTGGTGATTTCTTTTCCAATGGCCACGTTGATGGCGTCTCTGCTCGCCTATAGCCGTCTTTCTGCCAATAGCGAGCTGACTGCACTTCGAAGTGTTGGTGTTACGGCAAGTCGAATGATTGCACCTGCGATCGCCTTGGCACTGTTGATGACGAGCCTGTCTTTTCTTTTCAATGATGTGATCGTGCCACGAACAAACCGGTCTGCTGAGTTCACATTGCAACGTGCCCTTGGTAAAGCCATTGCTGCTGAGAAGGGGGACGATATTGTTTATTCTCGCTTTGGGCGAGTTGCTGAGCCTGATGGTAAATCAAGTAAGGGTTTAACCCAATTATTTTATGCGCGAGAATTCGAAGACGGAACGATGATCGGCGTTACTGTTTTAGATTTATCGCGGTTTGGTTTCACTCAGATGCTTGTCGCAGATAAGGCAAAATGGAATCAGTCTCAGGCTAAGTGGGAATTTAATGATGGGCAAATTCTTACTCTCACTCCATCAGGGAGCACTACATCGGCTGATTTTGATCGCTACTTGTACCCTCTGAGTCCTGCGCCACTACGGATTGCGAAATTACCAAAAGATGCAAACAATATGACTGTTTCTGAAGCTATTGAGGCTGAACAACTTCTATCAGATGCTGGGGACCGCAAAGAAGCTCGTAGGCTCAGAGTTCGAATCCAAGAGAAATTCACGGTCCCAATGGCTTGCTTGGTCTTTGGTTTGATCGGTTCAAGCTTGGGCGCAAAGCCCAACAGCAGAACAAGTCGTAGCCAGGGTTTCGGTATCAGTGTGGTCCTTATTTTTGTTTACTACGTATTGAGCTTTAGTTTTAGTTCACTCGGTGTCAAAGGGACATTGGCTCCATTTTTGGCCGCGTGGGGCCCCGTATTGATTTCTCTTGCAGGTGGTGGAGTGTTGTTGCGACAGGCCAGCCGGTAA
- the lptB gene encoding LPS export ABC transporter ATP-binding protein encodes MSLSLDQVTLTLGGRTLVRSLSLTLKPGEVIGLLGPNGAGKTTSFNLVIGLLRPDRGQVLLDGHPVADLSMPQRARLGIGYLPQEPSVFRQLTVQENLELVLVQSGLSKVDSHHRLQQLIEDFHLEPFIHRCGYQLSGGERRRCEVARALAVGLEGPRYLLLDEPFAGVDPLAVADLQQMIHGLRQRGMGILITDHNVRETLAITDRAYILTDGSILASGRSDQVAHDPLVRRHYLGEGFQL; translated from the coding sequence ATGAGTTTGAGTCTTGATCAGGTCACTCTGACCCTTGGTGGCCGGACATTGGTTCGCTCCCTTTCACTCACCTTGAAGCCTGGTGAGGTGATTGGCTTGCTTGGGCCTAATGGGGCAGGCAAAACCACCAGCTTCAATTTAGTCATTGGGCTGTTGCGCCCTGATCGCGGTCAAGTTCTGCTGGACGGTCATCCCGTTGCGGATCTCTCGATGCCCCAAAGGGCTCGTCTTGGAATTGGCTACTTGCCTCAGGAACCCAGTGTGTTTCGCCAATTAACCGTTCAAGAAAATCTTGAATTGGTGTTAGTTCAAAGCGGACTTTCTAAAGTTGATAGTCATCACCGGCTCCAACAATTAATCGAAGATTTTCATCTCGAGCCTTTTATTCACCGTTGCGGGTATCAGCTCTCGGGTGGTGAACGAAGGCGCTGCGAAGTGGCCCGAGCTCTCGCTGTTGGCTTGGAGGGTCCTCGCTATTTACTCCTCGATGAACCCTTCGCTGGGGTGGATCCCTTAGCGGTGGCGGATCTACAGCAAATGATCCATGGATTACGCCAACGAGGTATGGGCATTCTTATCACTGACCATAACGTTCGCGAAACCCTCGCAATTACTGATCGGGCTTACATTTTGACGGATGGCAGCATCCTCGCTTCAGGTCGATCCGATCAAGTTGCCCATGACCCACTGGTTCGTCGTCACTACCTCGGGGAGGGTTTCCAGCTTTGA